The following are from one region of the Nymphaea colorata isolate Beijing-Zhang1983 chromosome 7, ASM883128v2, whole genome shotgun sequence genome:
- the LOC116257432 gene encoding eukaryotic peptide chain release factor subunit 1-3: MADGHETDKNIEIWKIKKLIKALESARGNGTSMISLIMPPRDQIARVTKMLGDEFGTASNIKSRVNRQSVLGAITSAQQRLKLYNKVPPNGLVLYTGTIVTEDGKEKKVTIDFEPFKPINASLYLCDNKFHTEALNELLESDDKFGFIVMDGNGTLFGTLSGNTREVLHKFTVDLPKKHGRGGQSALRFARLRMEKRHNYVRKTAELAAQFFINPATSQPNVSGLILAGSADFKTELSQSDMFDPRLQAKILNVVDVSYGGENGFNQAIELSAEILSNVKFIQEKKLIGKYFEEISQDTGKYVFGVEDTLKTLEMGAVETLIVWENLDVNRYVLKNSVSGDIVIKHLNKEQESDQNNFRDLSSGAELEVQEKTSLLEWFAHEYKRFGCTLEFVTNKSQEGSQFCRGFGGIGGILRYQLDIRSFDDISDDGEVYEDSD, encoded by the coding sequence ATGGCTGATGGACATGAAACTGATAAGAATATTGAAATATGGAAGATCAAGAAATTAATTAAGGCACTGGAGTCTGCTCGTGGCAATGGCACCAGCATGATCTCTTTGATAATGCCGCCAAGAGATCAAATAGCTCGGGTTACTAAGATGTTAGGCGATGAGTTTGGGACTGCATCAAACATCAAGAGTAGAGTGAATCGGCAATCTGTGTTGGGAGCCATCACATCTGCTCAGCAGAGGCTTAAACTTTACAATAAGGTTCCTCCAAATGGATTGGTTCTGTATACAGGAACTATTGTGACTGAAgatgggaaagaaaagaaggttaCAATTGATTTTGAGCCTTTCAAACCCATCAATGCTTCCCTTTATCTGTGTGACAACAAGTTCCATACTGAAGCTCTGAATGAACTTCTGGAATCTGATGATAAATTTGGTTTCATAGTCATGGATGGTAATGGTACTCTTTTTGGGACGTTAAGTGGTAATACACGTGAGGTGCTTCACAAGTTCACAGTGGACCTTCCCAAAAAACATGGCAGAGGAGGGCAGTCTGCTCTGCGGTTTGCTCGTCTTCGGATGGAGAAGCGGCATAATTATGTTAGGAAAACAGCAGAACTTGCTGCACAGTTCTTCATAAATCCTGCTACCAGCCAGCCTAATGTTTCAGGGTTGATATTGGCTGGTTCTGCTGATTTCAAGACAGAGTTGAGTCAGTCAGATATGTTTGATCCCCGTCTCCAGGCAAAGATATTGAATGTGGTTGATGTATCTTATGGAGGGGAAAATGGCTTTAATCAGGCTATTGAACTATCAGCTGAGATACTCTCAAATGTGAAGTTTATCCAGGAGAAAAAGCTGATAGGGAAATATTTTGAGGAGATAAGCCAAGACACGGGGAAGTATGTGTTTGGAGTTGAAGACACCCTCAAGACTTTGGAGATGGGTGCAGTCGAGACACTGATCGTGTGGGAGAACCTGGATGTCAACAGATATGTGCTCAAGAACAGTGTGTCCGGAGATATTGTCATAAAGCATTTGAACAAAGAACAAGAGTCTGACCAGAATAACTTTCGCGATCTGTCTTCTGGTGCAGAGCTGGAAGTTCAAGAGAAAACATCTCTCTTGGAGTGGTTTGCCCATGAATACAAGCGGTTTGGCTGCACCTTAGAGTTTGTTACCAACAAATCTCAAGAAGGGTCCCAGTTTTGTCGAGGGTTTGGTGGTATTGGTGGAATTCTTCGCTATCAGCTTGACATAAGGTCATTCGATGACATATCTGATGATGGAGAAGTATATGAAGATTCAGACTAG
- the LOC116257462 gene encoding U-box domain-containing protein 13, which yields MDGAEVHESSTSLDVDTDWEGMRETYLKLLECGSEVCRIRGTILLGKRSKIAPETVLEPLVPILVEHLDVAQFDHPRSIQEAAAYCIMCFARRSDNLCRLIGQSGAVQHLLRLLVQSEAGHRKTLARSLREIIICSSQNRMILIRHNGLQVVISLMDSSSGTTRRCFAEILSAMAMLRDMRRAIVGTGSLPLLIEAAGVGVMASRARAVTAIGMIGRTRTSRQLLVDAGVIPVLVGLMREGDPTLKIVAANTLGIVSAHVDFIRPVALAGAIPLIVELLEGTESIGKEIAEDVLCVLAVAEENAVAIAAHMVTILRQSNDAAKAAAVDVLWDLSSYKHSIPVVRVSGAVPLLLENLQVGTAEIRERVSGAVAQLSYDEDDRRALADAGVIPILMRLLRDESEEVKDNAAEALINFSEDPLLRERISEAFDTPTFQDTVNRLVRIHRTDEHINQSLRRMADEQLAREHEYG from the coding sequence ATGGATGGTGCTGAGGTTCATGAATCTTCGACCAGTTTGGATGTCGATACCGATTGGGAAGGCATGAGAGAAACGTATTTGAAGTTGCTTGAATGTGGGTCGGAAGTTTGTAGGATCAGAGGTACAATTTTGCTGGGTAAGCGGTCTAAGATTGCGCCTGAAACTGTTCTGGAACCGCTCGTTCCTATTTTGGTTGAACATCTGGATGTCGCTCAGTTCGATCATCCGAGATCGATTCAAGAGGCAGCTGCTTACTGCATTATGTGTTTTGCTCGCCGTAGCGATAATTTGTGCCGGTTAATTGGCCAGTCTGGCGCAGTTCAGCATCTCCTCCGGCTGCTGGTTCAGTCGGAAGCCGGTCATCGGAAGACATTGGCGAGGTCCCTGAGGGAAATCATTATCTGTTCTAGCCAAAACAGGATGATCTTGATTCGACACAACGGGCTGCAAGTAGTTATCAGTTTGATGGATTCGTCTAGCGGCACGACAAGGCGTTGTTTCGCAGAGATACTGAGTGCCATGGCGATGCTGAGAGACATGAGACGCGCGATAGTTGGCACTGGCAGTCTGCCTCTTCTCATTGAGGCTGCTGGAGTTGGGGTAATGGCTTCTAGAGCCAGGGCAGTTACAGCCATCGGGATGATTGGAAGGACGAGAACCTCAAGGCAGCTGCTTGTTGATGCGGGCGTCATACCCGTTTTGGTAGGATTAATGAGGGAAGGCGACCCGACTTTGAAGATTGTGGCAGCAAACACTCTAGGAATTGTCTCTGCCCACGTAGATTTTATCCGACCTGTTGCTCTGGCTGGAGCAATTCCACTGATTGTCGAGTTACTTGAAGGAACTGAATCTATTGGTAAAGAAATTGCAGAAGATGTTCTTTGTGTGTTGGCTGTTGCCGAGGAAAATGCCGTAGCCATTGCTGCACATATGGTGACAATTCTTCGGCAGTCTAATGATGCTGCCAAAGCTGCAGCAGTCGATGTTCTATGGGATCTGTCCAGCTATAAGCATTCCATACCTGTTGTCAGAGTGTCTGGTGCAGTCCCTCTTCTGCTTGAAAATTTACAAGTAGGAACAGCTGAGATCCGGGAGAGGGTCTCAGGAGCTGTTGCGCAATTGAGCTATGATGAGGATGATAGGCGTGCACTTGCCGATGCTGGAGTCATTCCAATTCTCATGAGGCTCCTGAGGGATGAATCCGAAGAGGTGAAGGATAACGCAGCAGAAGCTCTGATCAATTTTTCGGAAGATCCATTATTAAGAGAAAGAATCTCAGAAGCATTTGATACCCCTACGTTTCAAGATACAGTAAATAGGCTTGTCAGAATTCACAGAACAGACGAGCACATAAATCAGTCCTTGAGACGGATGGCTGATGAACAGCTTGCAAGGGAACACGAATATGGTTGA
- the LOC116257032 gene encoding uncharacterized protein LOC116257032 isoform X2, producing the protein MEATKWVESEASSNSDVEDEESEDEELSYMSITIPSLQIRTAKVSIARWDPKLGMGEVVQKKGGMWRTTGIVRDSKVYCLMEEIMYMAERGALLLLNDDASYLHLKDIYNLVTQGLHGCSWKCFEVYRHLKALGYVVGRHGLLWTTKCKGTSSLISSANCEHHLESENLKSEGDSAILTELFSVLDISSCDALKGDSSNNCPGREPQKAIRRYSN; encoded by the exons ATGGAGGCAACAAAATGGGTTGAATCAGAAGCGTCAAGCAATTCAGATGTAGAAGATGAAGAATCTGAAGATGAGGAATTATCATATATGTCAATAACAATTCCAAGTCTGCAAATCAG GACTGCAAAGGTTTCAATCGCTAGATGGGACCCAAAACTGGGTATGGGAGAAGTGGTACAGAAGAAGGGTGGAATGTGGAGAACTACAGGAATAGTCCGGGACAGCAAAGTTTATTGCTTGATGGAGGAAATCAT GTACATGGCAGAAAGAGGGGCACTTCTCCTATTAAATGATGATGCTAGTTATCTTCACTTGAAGGACATTTATAACTTGGTTACACAAGGACTTCACGGTTGCTCATGGAAATGCTTTGAGGTTTATAGGCATTTAAAAGCTCTTGGATATGTTGTGGGTCGTCATGGTCTTCTATGGACTACAAAATGCAAAGGAACATCCTCTTTAATTTCTTCTGCAAATTGCGAACACCATTTGGAATCAGAAAACCTGAAGTCAGAAGGTGATAGTGCCATCCTCACAGAGCTTTTCTCTGTTTTGGATATAAGCAGTTGTGATGCATTGAAG GGAGATTCCTCCAACAATTGTCCAGGTAGAGAACCTCAGAAAGCAATCCGGAGATATTCCAATTAA
- the LOC116257032 gene encoding uncharacterized protein LOC116257032 isoform X1, with protein MEATKWVESEASSNSDVEDEESEDEELSYMSITIPSLQIRTAKVSIARWDPKLGMGEVVQKKGGMWRTTGIVRDSKVYCLMEEIMYMAERGALLLLNDDASYLHLKDIYNLVTQGLHGCSWKCFEVYRHLKALGYVVGRHGLLWTTKCKGTSSLISSANCEHHLESENLKSEGDSAILTELFSVLDISSCDALKVSFDVYLPNKQFKKSAPGDPGFMLCVAGEIPPTIVQVENLRKQSGDIPIKFAHVDHGRVSIFSYNKVELPILP; from the exons ATGGAGGCAACAAAATGGGTTGAATCAGAAGCGTCAAGCAATTCAGATGTAGAAGATGAAGAATCTGAAGATGAGGAATTATCATATATGTCAATAACAATTCCAAGTCTGCAAATCAG GACTGCAAAGGTTTCAATCGCTAGATGGGACCCAAAACTGGGTATGGGAGAAGTGGTACAGAAGAAGGGTGGAATGTGGAGAACTACAGGAATAGTCCGGGACAGCAAAGTTTATTGCTTGATGGAGGAAATCAT GTACATGGCAGAAAGAGGGGCACTTCTCCTATTAAATGATGATGCTAGTTATCTTCACTTGAAGGACATTTATAACTTGGTTACACAAGGACTTCACGGTTGCTCATGGAAATGCTTTGAGGTTTATAGGCATTTAAAAGCTCTTGGATATGTTGTGGGTCGTCATGGTCTTCTATGGACTACAAAATGCAAAGGAACATCCTCTTTAATTTCTTCTGCAAATTGCGAACACCATTTGGAATCAGAAAACCTGAAGTCAGAAGGTGATAGTGCCATCCTCACAGAGCTTTTCTCTGTTTTGGATATAAGCAGTTGTGATGCATTGAAGGTGAGTTTCGATGTTTATTTACCAAATAAGCAATTCAAGAAGTCGGCTCCTGGAGACCCTGGTTTCATGCTGTGTGTTGCAGG GGAGATTCCTCCAACAATTGTCCAGGTAGAGAACCTCAGAAAGCAATCCGGAGATATTCCAATTAAGTTTGCTCATGTTGACCATGGCCGTGTTAGCATCTTCTCTTACAATAAAGTTGAACTGCCAATTCTGCCTTGA